Proteins co-encoded in one Acidithiobacillus caldus ATCC 51756 genomic window:
- a CDS encoding OmpA family protein, translated as MSKLKTVVLTAALVAAAGCAQAPFQGCPAGKPPVAPAPAPVTPPPPPPAPAPIAPVQKTVLESKPITITGINFKFNSSKLLDRDIKVLDEVAEFAQKHPDAVINVNGYASKVGTYAYNLKLSQQRAESVARYLEQHGVPRDRMVLKGHSYEDPIASNATPQGRFENQRVEINSTIQVEKTVQQ; from the coding sequence ATGTCCAAGCTCAAGACCGTGGTTCTGACTGCCGCCCTGGTCGCCGCCGCTGGCTGCGCCCAGGCCCCCTTCCAGGGTTGTCCCGCCGGCAAGCCGCCCGTTGCCCCGGCACCGGCGCCCGTTACCCCGCCGCCTCCGCCACCGGCCCCTGCGCCCATCGCTCCGGTGCAGAAGACGGTGCTGGAAAGCAAGCCCATCACCATCACGGGCATCAACTTCAAGTTCAATTCGTCCAAGCTCCTGGATCGCGACATCAAGGTTCTGGACGAGGTGGCGGAATTCGCCCAGAAGCACCCGGATGCCGTCATCAATGTCAACGGCTACGCCAGCAAGGTGGGCACCTATGCCTACAACCTGAAGCTCTCCCAGCAGCGTGCGGAAAGCGTCGCGCGCTATCTGGAGCAGCACGGCGTGCCGCGGGATCGGATGGTGCTGAAGGGGCATTCCTATGAGGATCCCATCGCCAGCAATGCCACCCCGCAGGGGCGTTTCGAAAACCAGCGGGTGGAAATCAATTCCACCATTCAGGTGGAGAAAACCGTCCAGCAGTAA
- the rimO gene encoding 30S ribosomal protein S12 methylthiotransferase RimO — MSAAEGVGTQPPRIGMVSLGCPKAGSDTERLLTRLRAEGYLLVADYAEADLVLVNTCGFIDAAVQESLDAIAEAIDENGRVVVTGCLGAREQGEFIRRAQPKVLAVTGPQQDGATLAAIHRVLPPRHDPLQDLVPPQGLRLTPRHYAYLKIAEGCNQSCSFCVIPSMRGKLQSREPGDILREAEALVAAGCRELLIISQDTAAYGSDRRYRTAFADGRPTRAHITDLCTSLAALGAWVRLHYVYPYPHVDALVDLMADGKILPYLDIPLQHGSPAVLKAMRRPAASDKTLDRIARWRRQLPDLTLRSTFIVGFPGESEADFRLLLDFLHAAELDRVGCFSYSPVEGAAANALADPVPEVVKEERRQRFMEVQAEISAARLRRRVGQECLVVVDGFTESGHLMARSAAEAPEIDGIIQLDPPTGGRPAAGQRLWARITGSTTHDLHGTVLATKAE; from the coding sequence TTGAGCGCTGCCGAGGGTGTGGGGACGCAGCCGCCGCGCATCGGCATGGTCAGCTTGGGTTGTCCCAAGGCTGGCAGCGATACCGAGCGCCTGCTGACACGGCTGAGGGCTGAAGGCTACCTGCTGGTGGCGGACTATGCCGAGGCCGATCTCGTTTTGGTCAATACCTGCGGCTTCATCGATGCCGCCGTCCAGGAGTCCTTGGACGCCATTGCCGAGGCCATCGACGAGAATGGTCGGGTGGTGGTTACGGGCTGCCTTGGCGCCCGCGAGCAAGGCGAGTTCATTCGCCGAGCCCAGCCCAAGGTGCTGGCGGTAACGGGCCCGCAGCAGGATGGTGCCACCCTGGCCGCCATCCATCGCGTTCTCCCGCCCCGGCACGACCCGCTGCAGGACCTGGTGCCGCCACAGGGCCTGCGCCTGACCCCGCGTCACTACGCCTACCTCAAGATTGCCGAGGGCTGCAATCAGTCCTGCAGCTTCTGCGTCATCCCCAGCATGCGCGGCAAGCTCCAGAGTCGGGAGCCCGGCGATATCCTGCGCGAGGCCGAGGCCTTGGTCGCCGCCGGCTGCCGCGAACTGCTCATCATTTCCCAGGATACGGCGGCCTACGGCAGCGACCGACGCTATCGCACCGCCTTTGCCGACGGCCGTCCCACGCGCGCGCACATTACCGATCTTTGCACCAGCCTTGCGGCACTGGGAGCCTGGGTCCGTCTCCACTACGTCTACCCCTACCCCCACGTGGACGCCCTCGTCGACTTGATGGCCGACGGGAAGATCCTGCCCTACCTGGATATTCCCCTGCAGCACGGCAGCCCTGCCGTGCTCAAGGCCATGCGTCGACCTGCCGCCAGCGACAAGACCCTCGATCGCATCGCCCGCTGGCGCCGCCAGCTGCCGGATCTCACCCTACGCAGCACCTTCATCGTCGGCTTCCCCGGAGAGAGCGAAGCAGACTTCCGTCTCTTGCTGGACTTCCTGCATGCGGCGGAACTGGACCGTGTCGGTTGCTTCAGCTACTCCCCGGTGGAAGGGGCCGCCGCCAACGCCCTTGCCGATCCCGTACCCGAGGTCGTCAAGGAAGAGCGCCGGCAGCGGTTCATGGAAGTGCAGGCAGAGATCAGCGCCGCCCGCCTGCGTCGGCGCGTCGGTCAAGAGTGTCTGGTGGTCGTGGACGGTTTTACCGAGTCGGGGCACCTAATGGCACGCTCGGCCGCGGAGGCTCCAGAGATCGACGGCATCATTCAACTCGACCCGCCGACGGGCGGGCGGCCCGCCGCGGGACAACGCCTGTGGGCCCGCATCACCGGGAGCACTACCCACGATCTGCACGGGACGGTTCTGGCAACCAAGGCTGAATAG
- a CDS encoding SDR family oxidoreductase yields the protein MSEDAKCILVTGAARRVGAEIARHLASAGCDIALHYRHSQDDAESLAHELRALGRRVQLLQGDLLEPDYPRQLVRQTMAAFGRLDGIVHNASLYRPKAFAEVDLRHWQEMEGIHLHAPFFLAQAAAAELRLRRGAIVHITDIYAERPLLGYLPYSVSKAALVSLTRALAKELGPEIRVNSVAPGVVLWAETQQPAEGSRAVILDRTALKRAGNPADIARAVRFLLLEADYVSGQNVVVDGGRMIY from the coding sequence TTGTCCGAAGACGCCAAATGTATCCTCGTTACCGGCGCCGCACGCCGCGTGGGTGCAGAGATCGCCCGCCACCTGGCCAGCGCCGGTTGTGACATCGCCCTGCATTATAGGCACTCCCAGGACGACGCTGAAAGCCTTGCCCATGAGTTACGGGCTCTGGGGCGGCGGGTGCAGCTCCTGCAGGGGGATCTGCTGGAGCCCGATTATCCCCGCCAACTCGTACGGCAGACCATGGCTGCCTTCGGTCGTCTCGATGGCATCGTCCACAACGCCTCCCTGTATCGCCCCAAGGCCTTTGCCGAGGTAGATCTGCGGCACTGGCAGGAGATGGAAGGCATACATCTGCACGCTCCCTTCTTTCTCGCCCAGGCGGCGGCGGCGGAATTGCGATTGCGGCGCGGTGCCATCGTCCACATCACCGACATCTATGCCGAACGTCCCTTGCTGGGCTATCTTCCCTACAGCGTCAGCAAGGCGGCCCTGGTCAGCCTCACCCGCGCCCTGGCCAAGGAGCTCGGTCCAGAGATCCGCGTCAATAGTGTGGCCCCCGGGGTCGTACTCTGGGCCGAAACCCAGCAACCGGCGGAGGGCTCCCGCGCTGTCATCCTCGACCGCACAGCCCTCAAGCGCGCGGGTAACCCCGCCGATATCGCCCGCGCCGTGCGGTTTCTGCTCCTGGAAGCCGATTATGTGAGCGGCCAGAATGTCGTGGTGGACGGCGGCCGCATGATATACTGA
- a CDS encoding class I SAM-dependent methyltransferase gives MRDTGPGFVTHSPDRRKFSLPPPDLEAAAHSAALRGRILARIAAAGGSISFADYLEAVLYTPGLGYYMAGQRRFGPDGDFVTAPEMGPVLATVLARWLEDYRNLGDGILEFGGGSGALARQLRAILPSTPYAFLDRSADLVAQQAKALPEGRVLQDLPEAWRGVFLAHEVLDALPFLAVEWDGERLWERRVAMQGDDFCWTLAPLAAEHAATLRPYAEHWPAPYQTEIRPLAEAWLAAAAASLAEGALVLIDYGQESSEYYHPQRRQGSLRAYYRHRVLDDPFFLPGLCDLTAHVDFGALRRAAARLGLRERWYGPLARFLVEGGLAELYPGLAAGRDGRGLLALNNEIKRLTLPQEMGESFKVLLLEKTLLK, from the coding sequence ATGCGCGACACTGGTCCAGGATTTGTAACCCATAGCCCGGATCGGCGCAAGTTCAGCCTGCCGCCGCCCGACCTCGAAGCGGCGGCGCACTCGGCGGCCCTGCGCGGGCGGATCTTGGCTCGTATCGCTGCCGCCGGTGGCAGCATCTCCTTTGCCGACTACCTGGAAGCGGTCCTCTATACCCCGGGTCTGGGATACTACATGGCGGGGCAGCGGCGTTTTGGTCCCGACGGCGATTTTGTCACGGCGCCGGAAATGGGGCCCGTACTGGCCACGGTGCTCGCGCGCTGGCTCGAGGACTATCGGAATCTAGGGGACGGCATACTGGAATTTGGCGGGGGAAGCGGCGCCCTGGCCCGGCAGTTGCGGGCGATACTGCCATCCACGCCCTATGCCTTTCTCGACCGCAGCGCGGATCTGGTCGCACAGCAAGCGAAGGCCCTGCCCGAGGGGCGCGTCCTGCAGGATCTTCCAGAGGCTTGGCGCGGAGTTTTCCTTGCCCACGAGGTACTGGATGCCCTCCCGTTTTTGGCCGTGGAATGGGACGGCGAGCGACTCTGGGAGCGTCGGGTGGCGATGCAGGGGGACGATTTCTGCTGGACGCTGGCGCCGCTGGCGGCTGAACATGCGGCTACCCTGCGCCCATACGCGGAGCACTGGCCGGCGCCCTACCAGACGGAGATCCGTCCCCTGGCCGAGGCTTGGCTCGCGGCGGCGGCGGCCAGCCTTGCCGAGGGAGCCCTGGTGCTCATCGACTACGGACAGGAAAGTAGCGAGTACTACCATCCCCAGCGCCGCCAAGGGAGTCTGCGCGCTTATTACCGGCATCGGGTGCTGGACGATCCTTTTTTCTTGCCCGGCCTGTGCGATCTGACTGCCCATGTGGATTTCGGTGCACTGCGCCGTGCGGCGGCGCGCCTTGGTCTGCGCGAGCGCTGGTATGGGCCACTGGCCCGCTTTCTGGTGGAGGGTGGTCTCGCCGAGCTGTATCCGGGCCTGGCGGCGGGCCGGGATGGGCGCGGTCTGTTGGCGCTGAACAACGAAATCAAACGCCTCACCTTGCCCCAGGAGATGGGGGAAAGCTTCAAGGTACTGTTACTGGAAAAGACACTCCTCAAATGA
- the waaF gene encoding lipopolysaccharide heptosyltransferase II, with protein MSHIEAVEDMAAPMADGGEDDPLERGYSAFRNTRLARSNDPAQLLLVGPSWVGDMVMAQVLLQVLRRRWPRLQIDLLAPAPAALLGERMAEVRTVYATTVGHGRLALGERRAWARRLRSADYDWSICLPNSFKSALIPYWARIPVRTGFRGEGRLLLLNDRRPLNRRKLVRTVDRYVALGIPRRLPQPSQLPAPRLRVDVAAREQAVQRLGLATGGPILALAPGAEYGPAKRWPTRHWIALAREALRRGYTVWALGGPKDAPLTAEIHSAVPEVVDLGGKTSLVEAVDLLSLASVTVSNDSGLMHVAGAVGSRVIALYGSSPLTMTPPLAPQAVALRLDLPCSPCGKRNCPLKHHRCMEDLGVERVLPYLPAEEG; from the coding sequence ATGAGCCACATCGAAGCGGTGGAAGACATGGCCGCGCCGATGGCGGACGGCGGCGAAGACGACCCCCTGGAAAGGGGCTATTCCGCTTTCCGCAACACGCGCCTCGCGCGCAGCAACGATCCCGCCCAGTTGCTGCTCGTCGGCCCGTCCTGGGTGGGGGACATGGTCATGGCCCAGGTCCTCCTGCAGGTATTGCGGCGGCGCTGGCCGCGCCTGCAGATCGATCTTCTGGCCCCCGCCCCGGCAGCCCTTCTGGGGGAACGCATGGCCGAGGTCCGCACCGTCTACGCGACGACCGTAGGCCATGGCCGGCTGGCCTTGGGCGAACGTCGCGCCTGGGCGCGACGCCTGCGTTCCGCGGACTACGATTGGTCCATTTGCCTGCCCAATAGCTTCAAATCCGCCCTGATTCCCTACTGGGCCAGGATTCCGGTGCGTACCGGTTTTCGCGGGGAAGGGCGTCTCCTGCTCCTCAACGATCGTCGCCCCCTGAACCGCCGCAAGCTCGTGCGCACCGTCGATCGCTACGTCGCACTGGGTATTCCGCGGCGCCTACCCCAACCCAGTCAATTGCCGGCGCCACGACTTCGGGTGGACGTCGCCGCGCGCGAGCAGGCGGTTCAGCGCCTCGGGCTAGCTACGGGCGGGCCCATCCTGGCGCTGGCTCCCGGGGCCGAATATGGCCCGGCCAAACGCTGGCCGACACGCCACTGGATTGCCCTGGCGCGTGAAGCTCTGCGCAGAGGCTATACGGTCTGGGCTCTGGGCGGCCCAAAGGATGCCCCTCTGACGGCCGAGATCCATAGCGCCGTGCCGGAAGTCGTCGACCTCGGCGGCAAGACCAGCCTGGTGGAGGCGGTAGATCTGCTTTCCTTGGCCAGTGTCACCGTCAGCAACGACTCCGGGCTCATGCACGTGGCCGGCGCCGTGGGTAGTCGCGTCATTGCCCTCTACGGCTCCAGTCCTCTGACCATGACCCCGCCGCTGGCACCGCAGGCCGTGGCCTTACGCCTGGACCTTCCCTGCAGCCCCTGCGGCAAGCGGAACTGCCCCCTCAAACACCACCGCTGTATGGAAGATCTGGGGGTCGAACGCGTCCTACCCTACCTGCCTGCCGAGGAAGGCTGA
- a CDS encoding LysR family transcriptional regulator translates to MPIEIRHLRTIEAIVQSGSIAAAAQRLHLTQSALSHQLRGLELEFGVSLFDREPGAAPRLSAAGERLYALARDCLPALRRTQEELRRLAGGHGGRLRIAVECHTCFDWLTPAMDRFRAQWPDVEMDIVSGFHEDPLALLQQHQADLAVLSAPEALPPQLALHTLFRYEVMGLVSPRHPLAQKSYLEAEDFREETLISYPVDDRRLDLVREFLTPAGVQPWRRRHAELTVIILQLVASGQGLAALPAWAVGNYGDRGYVRALPLGPHGLWQDLQAATRRDGIDQNFLRAFLDDVRASVPRDLPGVRGQREDAQPTPTD, encoded by the coding sequence ATGCCCATTGAAATCCGGCATCTGCGCACCATCGAGGCCATCGTGCAGAGTGGCAGTATTGCCGCTGCCGCACAGCGCCTGCACCTGACCCAGTCGGCGCTGTCGCACCAATTGCGCGGCCTGGAGCTGGAATTTGGTGTCAGCCTCTTCGATCGCGAGCCGGGTGCCGCCCCGCGTCTCAGCGCCGCCGGGGAACGCCTCTACGCCCTGGCCCGCGATTGCCTGCCGGCCTTGCGCCGTACCCAGGAGGAACTGCGCCGCCTGGCGGGTGGCCACGGTGGGCGGCTACGCATAGCCGTGGAGTGCCACACCTGTTTCGACTGGCTGACCCCGGCCATGGACCGCTTTCGCGCACAGTGGCCCGACGTGGAGATGGACATCGTCTCGGGTTTCCATGAGGATCCCTTGGCACTCCTGCAACAGCACCAGGCGGATCTGGCGGTCTTGAGTGCTCCGGAGGCGCTGCCGCCGCAGCTGGCGCTGCACACCCTCTTTCGCTACGAAGTCATGGGCCTCGTCAGTCCCCGCCACCCCTTGGCGCAAAAAAGCTACCTGGAGGCCGAGGACTTTCGCGAGGAGACCCTCATCAGCTATCCCGTGGACGACCGTCGCCTCGATCTCGTCCGCGAATTTCTGACGCCGGCGGGGGTGCAGCCCTGGCGGCGGCGCCACGCCGAACTCACGGTCATCATCCTGCAGTTGGTAGCCTCCGGTCAGGGGCTTGCGGCCTTGCCTGCCTGGGCCGTGGGCAATTATGGGGACCGCGGCTACGTCCGCGCCTTGCCCCTCGGCCCCCACGGGTTGTGGCAGGATCTCCAGGCCGCGACGCGGCGCGACGGCATCGATCAGAACTTTCTGCGGGCCTTTCTGGACGACGTCCGCGCCAGCGTGCCCCGAGATCTGCCGGGCGTCCGAGGTCAGCGGGAGGATGCGCAGCCAACTCCTACGGACTAG
- the hemN gene encoding oxygen-independent coproporphyrinogen III oxidase, whose translation MPAPESLVFDTDLIARYDRPGPRYTSYPTAPHFSPQFGAADYIEQLERSNDHGRPLSLYLHIPFCEHLCFYCACTKVVTRHREWGEPYVQRLEAEMRLLRRHVDGERPVVQLHFGGGTPTFLRAADMDRLLDAIDRHFRLLPEDRGEYGVEVDPRALEPGMLARLRAFGCNRLSMGVQDLDPEVQRAVHREQSLDLVAAVLAEARALGYRSISLDLIYGLPRQNRSSFANTLDAIVALRPDRISLFNYAHLPERFAPQRRIAEAELPSPALKLDILSDSIARLQAAGYVYIGMDHFALPEDELTLAQRAGTLYRNFQGYSTHAEADLLALGMSAISATATAYSQNHKDLETWNAAIDAHKLPVERGWVLSPEDRLRRFVITRLICDFRLSRSAVEERFGVDFPRHFAAEWPQLMALADDGLLTWDGSTLTITARGRLLVRHVCMVFDAYLGQKSVRYSRVI comes from the coding sequence ATGCCCGCCCCCGAATCCCTGGTCTTCGACACCGACCTCATCGCCCGTTACGACCGCCCGGGTCCGCGCTACACCTCGTACCCAACGGCCCCCCACTTCAGTCCGCAGTTCGGCGCTGCGGACTACATCGAGCAACTGGAACGGAGCAACGACCACGGTCGGCCGCTATCCCTCTATTTGCACATCCCATTTTGTGAGCACCTGTGCTTCTATTGCGCCTGTACCAAGGTGGTCACCCGCCATCGCGAGTGGGGAGAGCCTTACGTGCAGCGGTTGGAGGCGGAGATGCGCCTGCTGCGCCGCCACGTGGATGGTGAGCGGCCCGTGGTGCAACTGCACTTCGGCGGTGGCACCCCGACCTTTCTGCGCGCGGCGGATATGGATCGCTTGCTCGACGCCATCGATCGCCATTTCCGTCTCTTGCCGGAGGATCGCGGCGAGTACGGCGTCGAGGTGGATCCACGGGCGCTGGAGCCGGGCATGTTGGCCCGTCTGCGGGCCTTTGGCTGCAATCGCCTGAGCATGGGGGTACAGGACCTGGATCCCGAGGTACAGAGGGCCGTGCATCGGGAGCAGAGTCTGGATCTCGTCGCCGCGGTCCTGGCCGAGGCGCGTGCCTTGGGCTACCGCTCCATTAGCCTCGACCTCATCTACGGTCTGCCACGGCAGAACCGTAGCTCCTTTGCCAACACCCTGGATGCCATCGTCGCCCTGCGCCCCGACCGCATCTCCTTGTTCAACTACGCTCACCTGCCCGAGCGCTTTGCGCCACAGCGCCGGATAGCCGAAGCGGAGCTGCCGAGTCCAGCGCTCAAGCTGGATATCCTCAGCGACAGTATCGCCCGGCTGCAGGCCGCCGGTTACGTCTACATCGGCATGGATCACTTTGCCCTACCCGAAGACGAACTGACGCTGGCGCAGCGGGCTGGGACGCTCTATCGCAATTTCCAAGGTTACTCCACCCACGCCGAGGCCGACCTCCTCGCCCTGGGCATGAGCGCCATCAGCGCCACGGCAACAGCCTATAGTCAGAACCACAAGGATCTGGAGACCTGGAACGCCGCCATCGACGCCCACAAGCTGCCGGTGGAGCGCGGTTGGGTACTGAGCCCAGAGGATCGGCTGCGCCGTTTTGTCATCACCCGCCTGATCTGCGATTTTCGCCTGAGCCGCAGCGCCGTCGAGGAGCGCTTCGGGGTAGACTTCCCGCGCCACTTCGCGGCCGAATGGCCGCAGCTCATGGCGCTGGCCGACGATGGCCTGCTGACCTGGGATGGGTCGACCTTGACCATCACCGCGCGCGGCCGTCTGCTGGTGCGCCACGTCTGCATGGTCTTTGATGCGTACCTGGGCCAGAAGAGCGTGCGCTACTCCCGGGTCATTTGA
- a CDS encoding OprD family outer membrane porin, with amino-acid sequence MMSKSRIALGVFAALCGLSTAVQGETLKDFLMQSKVDGQLRSYYFSRDYGATGPNTYNQNAFSIGGILNAQTAPFLGGFGVGASFYTANSLGANSSNPAKLDATLMGTRSSINALGQAYIQYEIPKVLLIRAGDQTLNTPWVNTSDSRLLPATYQGVYAEVSPYCDLHFYGMRIFRWKSRTSSDYYRDNLYYQPTTFGDNMYGGSPTLSAAQSANFASNGILAFGASGSAMGFKGQAWYYDYYQFAKQVYADGSYTLKTGAGIDPFVAAQYNREYGNNTLLAGSKINNSPIAATSVNNVAWGAQIGVNYDAMNSIIGNGQLALSYNEIYAHNYAVGGGAIVSPYTVGYATDPLFTTSMIRGLVELGPGTAWKVKWTQNLLNKQILLMLAFAEYHTYYQGKSNDAYLDATYFFQGPLKGLSIRDRVEVSNGLGAYNGYLGNGAGFNKGHSFVYNRVMLTYAF; translated from the coding sequence ATGATGTCCAAATCGCGGATCGCCCTGGGCGTCTTTGCCGCCCTGTGTGGCCTGAGCACTGCAGTACAAGGGGAAACTCTGAAGGATTTCCTCATGCAAAGCAAGGTGGACGGGCAGTTGCGCTCGTATTACTTCAGCCGGGATTACGGCGCTACGGGGCCCAATACTTACAATCAGAACGCCTTTAGTATCGGCGGCATCCTGAATGCCCAGACCGCCCCCTTCCTGGGTGGCTTCGGCGTCGGGGCGAGCTTCTACACCGCCAATTCCCTGGGGGCCAACAGCAGCAATCCGGCCAAGCTGGACGCTACCCTCATGGGTACCCGCTCCTCCATCAATGCCCTGGGTCAGGCCTACATCCAATACGAGATCCCCAAGGTCCTGCTGATCCGTGCCGGTGACCAGACCCTCAATACGCCCTGGGTCAATACCTCCGATTCGCGTCTCCTGCCGGCCACCTACCAGGGTGTGTACGCCGAGGTCTCGCCCTACTGCGATCTGCACTTCTACGGTATGCGCATCTTCCGCTGGAAGAGCCGCACCTCCAGCGACTACTACCGGGACAACCTGTACTACCAGCCCACCACCTTTGGCGACAACATGTACGGCGGTAGCCCCACGTTGTCCGCTGCCCAATCCGCCAATTTCGCCAGCAACGGTATCCTCGCCTTCGGAGCTTCCGGCTCGGCCATGGGCTTCAAGGGTCAGGCCTGGTACTACGACTACTACCAGTTTGCCAAGCAGGTGTACGCCGACGGTAGCTACACCCTGAAGACCGGTGCTGGCATCGATCCTTTCGTCGCGGCCCAGTACAACCGCGAGTACGGCAACAACACCCTGTTGGCTGGATCGAAGATCAACAACTCGCCCATCGCCGCTACCTCCGTCAACAACGTCGCCTGGGGTGCGCAGATCGGCGTCAACTACGACGCCATGAACAGCATCATCGGCAACGGTCAGCTGGCGCTCTCCTACAATGAGATCTACGCCCACAACTATGCCGTCGGCGGGGGCGCCATCGTCTCGCCCTACACCGTGGGCTACGCTACGGACCCGCTCTTTACCACCTCCATGATCCGCGGTTTGGTGGAATTGGGACCGGGCACCGCCTGGAAGGTCAAGTGGACGCAGAACCTGCTGAACAAGCAGATCCTCTTGATGCTCGCCTTTGCGGAATACCACACCTACTACCAGGGCAAGAGCAACGACGCCTATCTGGATGCGACCTATTTCTTCCAGGGTCCGCTGAAGGGTCTGTCCATTCGGGATCGTGTCGAGGTCTCCAACGGGCTGGGCGCCTACAACGGTTACCTTGGCAATGGTGCCGGCTTCAACAAGGGCCACTCCTTTGTCTATAACCGGGTGATGCTCACCTACGCGTTCTAG
- a CDS encoding NifU family protein: MNGEPSKPVQPIRFYSEAELDAIEAEDPILAAKIEHVQNMAKRQIGRKKEFSEHDPLPDPEAVAEAMAVVRRILQRDGGDIELVEIAQRDVRVRMKGACAGCPNAVLDLQQVVERIVGAVPGVARVSNTF; encoded by the coding sequence ATGAATGGAGAGCCTAGCAAACCGGTCCAGCCCATCCGCTTTTACAGCGAGGCTGAGCTGGACGCCATCGAGGCCGAAGACCCGATCTTGGCGGCCAAGATCGAGCACGTCCAGAACATGGCCAAGCGCCAGATCGGACGAAAAAAAGAGTTCTCGGAGCATGACCCCCTGCCGGATCCCGAGGCGGTGGCCGAGGCCATGGCCGTCGTCCGTCGAATTCTGCAGAGGGACGGCGGCGACATCGAGCTGGTGGAGATCGCCCAGCGGGATGTACGGGTGCGCATGAAGGGTGCCTGTGCCGGCTGTCCCAATGCCGTGCTGGACCTGCAGCAGGTGGTGGAGCGCATTGTTGGCGCCGTGCCCGGCGTCGCCCGTGTGAGCAATACCTTTTGA